Proteins from a single region of Theobroma cacao cultivar B97-61/B2 chromosome 10, Criollo_cocoa_genome_V2, whole genome shotgun sequence:
- the LOC18586423 gene encoding probable lysine-specific demethylase ELF6: MGNVEIPNWLKGLPLAPEFRPTDTEFADPIAYISKIEKEAAAYGICKIIPPLPKPSKKYVFNNLNRSLSKCPELGSDMDVSKNVGSISSCRDSRGEEGEGRAVFTTRHQELGQSGKKMKVAVSSPQCGVHKQVWQSGEIYTLEQFESKSKTFAKSLLGVLKEVSPLHIEALFWKVASEKPINVEYANDVPGSGFGEPEGQFRYFHRRRRRRKRMSYRRENADCKKDEMNTVHNSHIDEIKDTCVKSDQNACFETPKISTTSSTLASDENSLSKRKSGNASNDMEGTAGWKLSNSPWNLQVIARSAGSLTRFMPDDIPGVTSPMVYIGMLLSWFAWHVEDHELHSMNFLHTGSSKTWYAVPGDYAYAFEEVIRTEAYGGNIDRLAALSLLGEKTTLLSPELIVASGIPCCRLIQNPGEFVVTFPRAYHVGFSHGFNCGEAANFGTPQWLQVAKEAAVRRAAMNYLPMLSHQQLLYLLTMSFVSRVPRSLLPGARSSRLRDRQKEERELLVKKAFIEDMLTENKLLSLLLKRGSTYRAIIWDPDLLPYASKDSELPSETAAVSTVLQENVSDIHSKNNTNQNNLLDEMSLYMENLNYLYLNDDDLSCDFQVDSGTLACVACGILGYPFMSVVQPSEGTLEILPADHLSVLGSAVLESKNTHSCSDLDHPVEGLVSDNVHHVADQSLPSKDATSPSITKFCHVWDTSNIYMRPRIFCLEHAVQVEEILQSKGGAKMLVICHSDYQKIKAHAIPVAEDIGITFNYNDVPLDAASQEDLNLINLAIDDEHDEIGEDWTSKLGVNLRYCVKVRKNSPFKQVQHALPLGGLFSDKYGSPELFNIKWQSRKSRSKGKLSHPSSKPCESVELKVGELLLEKLDGNIPKSEQKIIQYSRRKKRKPDYSTGAGGCLELVKDDLPREDSAATCELPDEHGGSKSKINAKSDSSVLFSSLSTRASQTQPEIQTTSVVGVVQKDHGKILQESNLNGEGCSLAACASSQKQCEINLMERTSENNELSLADKCSKCSVFAAGERFKESTGAICEVCNPVYEGQCEELAARHDLINLANSANSLSAQPSAGRFDPVLEDLIVEKSCMNGGVHSCMTSDNEVQQEIEATSRNNNEDILCDNKLINKPNLGPEDFSSGVSLGDEAQQETNTRGGSQVEPFFSSPTLTKGPSTVVVGNRSDVPREPCTAADLCDVAISKDKAKKQEIQIDASKEGLLCGSITPMVIDQRTSLSVEEYSVVSKNPCANELHTGVISDVEVLQEIQATKGTSGDEVIYCYHLPIKEKQPTPTVMEACSKVQRMCSSEKKSCADATADDDRHENDLIRNEKDEEEPVSCCVIPINQATPVPIQKYSRTRRESRATVNVNNGEVCSFVENRDLESAAVNCRSSATDGRKRKREVVEKPEKVGGSGFIRSPCEGLRPRARKDASSSFDVGKTSQEVLPTKETRKPSIHTQSKKIIKKGSHRCDMEGCHMSFETKEELRLHKRNRCPYEGCGKRFRSHKYAILHQRVHEDDRPLKCPWKGCSMTFKWAWARTEHIRVHTGERPYKCKVVGCGLSFRFVSDFSRHRRKTGHYVDSSA, from the exons ATGGGAAATGTGGAAATACCAAACTGGCTTAAAGGGTTGCCATTGGCACCTGAATTTAGGCCAACAGATACTGAGTTTGCTGACCCCATTGCATATATATCAAAGATTGAGAAAGAAGCTGCTGCTTATGGTATATGTAAGATTATCCCACCATTGCCAAAACCATCAaaaaagtatgtttttaaCAACTTGAATAGGTCGTTGTCCAAGTGTCCAGAATTAGGAAGTGATATGGATGTTTCAAAGAATGTTGGTTCTATTTCAAGCTGTAGGGATAGCAGAGGTGAGGAGGGGGAGGGAAGGGCGGTGTTTACGACCCGGCATCAGGAGTTGGGGCAGAGtgggaagaaaatgaaagtggCAGTTAGTAGTCCGCAATGCGGTGTTCATAAGCAAGTATGGCAAAGTGGGGAGATTTATACGTTGGAGCAGTTTGAGTCCAAGTCGAAGACTTTTGCAAAGAGTTTATTGGGTGTGCTTAAGGAGGTATCGCCGTTGCATATAGAGGCATTGTTTTGGAAGGTGGCTTCAGAGAAGCCAATAAATGTGGAATATGCTAATGATGTCCCAGGATCAGGTTTTGGGGAACCAGAGGGTCAATTTCGGTATTTCCataggaggaggaggaggaggaagagGATGTCGTACAGGAGGGAAAATGCTGATTGCAAGAAAGATGAGATGAACACTGTACATAATTCACATATTGATGAGATTAAAGATACTTGTGTTAAAAGTGATCAAAATGCATGTTTTGAAACACCGAAGATATCTACTACATCGTCAACCTTGGCATCAGATGAAAATTCTCTTTCTAAACGAAAGAGTGGAAATGCTAGTAATGATATGGAAGGCACTGCAGGATGGAAGCTTTCAAACAGTCCTTGGAACCTTCAAGTGATAGCCCGTTCAGCTGGCTCTCTTACACGTTTTATGCCTGATGATATTCCTGGTGTTACTTCTCCCATGGTTTATATTGGCATGTTGTTAAGCTGGTTTGCCTGGCATGTTGAAGACCACGAGCTTCACAGCATGAATTTTCTTCACACTGGCTCTTCAAAGACTTGGTATGCTGTTCCTGGAGATTATGCATATGCTTTTGAGGAAGTTATCCGCACAGAGGCTTATGGTGGTAATATTGACCGCTTAG CTGCTCTGTCATTACTGGGTGAGAAGACAACTCTTCTATCACCTGAGTTGATTGTCGCATCTGGCATTCCTTGTTGTAG GTTAATCCAGAATCCTGGTGAATTTGTTGTGACTTTTCCAAGAGCTTACCATGTAGGATTCAGCCACg GTTTTAATTGTGGGGAAGCTGCAAACTTTGGAACTCCACAGTGGCTTCAAGTAGCTAAAGAAGCTGCTGTTCGTAGAGCTGCTATGAACTATCTTCCAATGCTTTCTCATCAGCAGCTGCTATACCTTTTGACCATGTCTTTTGTGTCAAG GGTGCCAAGATCCTTGCTACCTGGTGCTCGGAGTTCTCGTTTGAGAGATCgccaaaaggaagaaagagagtTGTTAGTAAAGAAGGCTTTTATAGAAGATATGTTAACTGAAAACAAATTGTTATCTCTTCTTCTTAAAAGAGGATCAACTTATCGTGCAATAATATGGGACCCTGATTTACTACCGTATGCAAGCAAAGATTCTGAATTGCCCAGTGAAACTGCTGCAGTTTCTACGGTACTGCAAGAAAATGTTTCCGACATTCATTCTAAAAATAATactaatcaaaataatctCTTAGATGAGATGAGCTTGTATATGGAAAATCTgaactatttatatttgaatGACGACGATTTGTCATGTGATTTTCAAGTTGATTCGGGGACACTGGCTTGTGTGGCTTGTGGAATTCTGGGTTATCCATTTATGTCTGTGGTACAACCATCTGAGGGAACATTGGAAATTCTACCTGCAGATCATCTATCGGTTCTAGGTTCAGCGGTCTTGGAATCTAAGAATACTCATTCCTGTTCTGATCTTGATCACCCTGTTGAGGGCTTAGTTTCAG ACAATGTTCATCATGTTGCTGATCAATCTCTACCTTCAAAGGATGCGACATCACCATCAATAACTAAGTTTTGCCACGTATGGGAcacttcaaatatatatatgaggCCTCGGATTTTCTGCCTGGAGCATGCTGTTCAAGTTGAGGAGATTTTGCAGTCCAAAGGTGGAGCAAAAATGCTGGTAATTTGCCATTCAG ATTATCAGAAGATAAAGGCACATGCAATACCTGTTGCAGAGGATATTGGTATCACTTTCAATTACAATGATGTTCCATTGGATGCTGCATCCCAGGAGGATCTAAACTTGATTAATCTTGCaattgatgatgaacatgatGAAATAGGAGAAGACTGGACCTCAAAACTTGGTGTTAACTTACGATATTGTGTCAAGGTCAGAAAGAACTCTCCATTTAAGCAAGTTCAGCATGCACTGCCATTGGGTGGACTTTTCTCTGATAAATATGGCAGTCCAGAGTTATTTAACATCAAATGGCAGTCAAGAAAATCTCGTTCAAAAGGTAAGTTGAGCCATCCATCATCTAAACCATGTGAAAGCGTTGAATTGAAAGTGGGTGAGTTATTGCTGGAAAAGCTAGATGGCAATATTCCTAAAAGTGAGCAGAAAATTATTCAGTAttcaagaaggaaaaaaagaaaaccagaTTATTCTACTGGAGCAGGTGGGTGCCTTGAACTTGTGAAGGATGACCTACCAAGAGAAGATTCTGCTGCTACATGTGAACTTCCTGATGAACATGGGGGAAGTAAATCCAAGATAAATGCCAAAAGTGACTCTTCTGTATTGTTTTCATCTCTATCTACTCGGGCATCTCAGACACAGCCTGAGATCCAGACTACCTCAGTTGTTGGGGTTGTACAAAAGGATCATGGTAAAATTTTGCAGGAATCAAATCTGAATGGTGAAGGTTGTAGTTTGGCAGCATGTGCTAGTTCTCAAAAGCAATGTGAGATCAATCTTATGGAGAGAACCAGTGAGAATAATGAGCTTTCTCTTGCTGATAAGTGTTCTAAATGCAGTGTTTTTGCAGCTGGTGAAAGATTTAAGGAAAGTACTGGTGCGATTTGCGAGGTTTGCAATCCAGTTTATGAAGGACAGTGTGAGGAACTGGCTGCCAGGCATGATTTGATAAATCTTGCTAACTCAGCAAATTCACTTTCTGCTCAGCCATCTGCTGGAAGATTTGATCCAGTATTGGAGGATTTAATTGTTGAGAAATCTTGTATGAATGGAGGGGTTCATTCTTGTATGACTTCTGATAACGAAGTGCAGCAAGAAATTGAAGCTACCAGCAGAAATAACAATGAGGACATTTTATGtgataataaactaataaataaacCAAATTTGGGTCCAGAGGATTTCTCCAGTGGTGTTTCCTTGGGAGATGAAGCGCAGCAAGAAACCAACACTAGAGGTGGAAGTCAGGTTGAACCTTTTTTCAGTTCTCCCACTTTGACAAAGGGGCCTAGTACCGTCGTGGTGGGAAATAGATCTGATGTTCCAAGGGAGCCCTGTACTGCAGCAGATTTATGTGATGTTGCAATTTCCAAGGATAAAGCAAAGAAGCAGGAAATCCAGATTGATGCGAGTAAGGAAGGACTTCTCTGTGGTTCTATTACACCAATGGTGATTGATCAGCGCACTAGTCTCTCAGTGGAAGAATATTCTGTAGTTTCCAAAAATCCTTGTGCCAATGAACTGCATACTGGTGTGATCTCAGATGTTGAAGTGTTGCAAGAGATTCAAGCTACAAAAGGAACCAGTGGGGATGAAGTTATCTATTGTTACCATTTGCCAATCAAAGAAAAGCAGCCTACTCCCACAGTGATGGAAGCTTGCTCCAAGGTCCAAAGGATGTGCAGTTCTGAGAAAAAATCATGTGCTGATGCAACTGCAGATGATGACAGACATGAAAACGACCTgattagaaatgaaaaagatgagGAAGAACCTGTTTCTTGCTGTGTTATTCCTATAAATCAGGCTACACCTGTCCCAATCCAAAAATACTCTAGAACTCGTAGAGAGAGTCGTGCTACTGTGAATGTGAATAATGGTGAAGTTTGTTCATTTGTAGAGAATAGAGATCTTGAGTCTGCTGCGGTAAATTGCAGATCAAGTGCCACAGATGGAAGAAAGAGGAAGAGAGAAGTCGtggaaaaaccagaaaaggtTGGTGGCAGTGGCTTTATTAGAAGTCCATGTGAAGGATTGAGGCCAAGGGCTCGGAAAGATGCATCAAGCTCTTTCGATGTAGGCAAAACATCCCAGGAGGTGCTGCCTACAAAGGAGACGAGGAAACCTTCAATTCATACACAAAGTAAGAAGATAATTAAGAAGGGGTCTCATAGGTGTGACATGGAAGGCTGCCATATGAGTTTTGAGACAAAAGAAGAGTTGAGGTTGCACAAACGCAATCGGTGCCCTTACGAAGGCTGTGGAAAGAGGTTTCGATCCCACAAATATGCAATCCTTCATCAACGAGTCCATGAGGATGATAGGCCCCTCAAGTGCCCATGGAAAGGATGTTCCATGACATTCAAGTGGGCATGGGCTAGGACAGAGCATATACGGGTGCACACTGGAGAACGACCATATAAGTGCAAGGTTGTAGGCTGCGGCCTTTCTTTCAGGTTTGTATCAGATTTTAGTCGGCATAGACGAAAGACAGGACATTATGTAGACTCTTCAGCCTGA
- the LOC18586425 gene encoding uncharacterized protein LOC18586425 codes for MMFYPPAPGVVFNPSDREIVSFFLPKLMSGEGIGELSYLIEFCDLYCIKPAALFDVNKGFLPFVKPNQRFVFTHRQKISQKNANGKRPRRVLDSRAAGDGGFWRSSTGEKPILDKQGEHVIGYVNTLNFYEYKGEKRSPKDATKTSWLMHEYRLPGENFQEWVICKIKDTACSEEDKCVAFWVKELFGNLLLGNKECPSSALMQEAVFSGNLPLPDDGQCDPLIDNYVDGRLQQSENLECQSSILVEGSESLVNGFGEMDSNGLVGEGYSFLMDQLPDEDPFNEVDQLLGISNNDQISNLHELVIDKSVDELLPEYGALIDGDCLKEVDQLHAISNNNESSKSVEPVIVTGKNVDELSGGYEELNYDDSFKEVDQLWGISNTDENSKLDELFTDKDVDDIHALLAFDHLPPLE; via the coding sequence ATGATGTTCTATCCTCCAGCTCCAGGAGTGGTGTTCAATCCTTCTGATCGGGAGATAGTTTCCTTTTTTCTGCCCAAGTTGATGAGTGGTGAAGGGATCGGCGAACTTAGCTACCTCATTGAATTTTGTGATCTATATTGCATCAAGCCAGCTGCCCTGTTTGATGTTAACAAAGGCTTTCTTCCGTTCGTCAAACCCAACCAGCGTTTCGTCTTCACCCATCGTCAGAAGATTTCTCAAAAGAATGCGAATGGAAAACGACCTAGAAGGGTTCTTGACAGTCGAGCAGCAGGAGACGGTGGATTTTGGAGGTCTTCAACAGGTGAGAAACCTATTCTTGATAAACAAGGAGAGCATGTTATAGGGTACGTGAATACCCTTAACTTCTATGAGTACAAGGGTGAGAAACGAAGTCCAAAGGATGCCACCAAAACTAGCTGGCTTATGCATGAGTATCGTCTCCCCggagaaaattttcaagaatgGGTTATCTGCAAGATCAAAGACACAGCGTGTTCAGAGGAAGATAAGTGTGTAGCTTTTTGGGTTAAGGAGCTTTTTGGAAATCTGCTTCTTGGAAACAAAGAATGTCCATCATCTGCTTTGATGCAAGAAGCTGTTTTCAGTGGAAATTTACCTTTGCCCGATGATGGACAATGCGATCCTTTGATAGATAATTACGTGGATGGAAGGTTGCAGCAGTCAGAGAACCTGGAATGTCAATCATCAATTTTGGTGGAAGGATCAGAATCTCTAGTAAATGGTTTTGGAGAAATGGATTCTAATGGCCTAGTAGGTGAGGGTTATTCTTTTTTGATGGATCAGTTACCGGATGAAGACCCCTTCAATGAGGTGGATCAACTACTAGGGATTAGCAACAACGATCAAATTAGCAACTTGCATGAGCTTGTCATTGATAAGAGCGTAGATGAATTATTGCCTGAATATGGGGCATTAATCGATGGTGACTGTTTGAAGGAAGTGGATCAACTACATGCTATTAGCAACAACAATGAAAGTAGCAAATCGGTTGAACCTGTCATTGTCACTGGTAAGAATGTAGATGAGCTATCGGGTGGATATGAGGAATTAAACTATGATGACTCTTTCAAGGAGGTGGATCAGCTATGGGGAATTAGCAACACAGATGAGAATAGCAAGTTGGATGAGCTTTTCACTGATAAGGATGTagatgacatacatgcattgttGGCTTTCGACCATCTGCCACCTTTGGAGtag
- the LOC18586424 gene encoding probable acetyltransferase NATA1-like: MAAAAPPPPPSAAPEPSMAPPETTPLGHPLFTRIRLAAPSDVPFIHKLIHQMAVFERLTHLFTATESSLHSTLFRSPPFDSFTIFILEVSSTPIPPLPSIYPSFTSIEKTFNFDIPINDPEKDAFTVNFGKDQIIIAGFVLFFPNYSTFLGKPGFYVEDLFVRQCYRRKGFGKMLLSAVAKQAVKMGYGRVEWVVLDWNINAIKFYEQMGAKVLPDWRICRLTGDALQAYENANV, from the coding sequence ATGGCCGCCGCAGCTCCACCACCGCCACCATCTGCTGCTCCAGAACCATCCATGGCACCACCAGAAACCACCCCATTAGGCCACCCTCTATTCACCAGGATCCGCCTAGCCGCCCCTTCTGACGTCCCTTTCATCCACAAACTAATCCACCAAATGGCCGTCTTTGAACGCCTAACCCACCTTTTCACCGCCACAGAATCCTCCCTTCATTCCACCCTCTTCCGCTCCCCTCCTTTCGATTCCTTCACAATTTTCATCCTCGAAGTTTCCAGTACCCCTATCCCACCCCTCCCTTCCATTTACCCTTCTTTTACCTCCATAGAAAAAACTTTTAACTTCGACATCCCCATAAACGACCCCGAAAAAGATGCCTTCACGGTTAATTTTGGAAAAGATCAAATTATAATTGCTGGGTTCGTTTTGTTTTTCCCTAACTACTCCACGTTTTTGGGGAAACCGGGGTTTTATGTCGAGGATTTGTTTGTTAGGCAGTGTTATAGACGGAAAGGGTTTGGGAAGATGTTGCTTTCGGCAGTGGCGAAACAAGCGGTGAAAATGGGGTATGGGAGAGTGGAATGGGTTGTTTTGGATTGGAATATTAATGCTATTAAGTTCTATGAACAAATGGGTGCTAAAGTTTTGCCTGATTGGAGGATTTGTAGGCTGACTGGTGATGCTCTGCAAGCTTATGAAAATGCCAATGTTTAG
- the LOC18586427 gene encoding ATPase GET3, whose translation MAVSESSRLRASLEKENVPVRRLIVNQILHPPASDCKFCAVKRKDQTRALDMIRNDPELFSLKLIQAPLVDMEIRGVPALKIMGDIVWKLATTSFLIILDREFSGHMKMTIHKESILQYYKSSIREARGFDIKLPVA comes from the exons ATGGCAGTCAGTGAGTCATCTAGACTACGTGCCTCCTTGGAGAAGGAAAATGTTCCTGTCAGGCGACTTATTGTTAATCAGATTCTTCATCCACCTGCCTCTGACTGCAAGTTTTGTGCAGTGAAAAGAAAG GATCAGACGCGTGCCCTTGATATGATTCGAAATGATCCAGAGCTATTCAGCTTGAAGTTAATCCAAGCACCCTTAGTTGATATGGAGATTAGGGGTGTCCCAGCACTTAAAATTATGGGGGACATCGTATGGAAATTAGCAACCACTAG TTTCCTCATAATACTAGACCGGGAATTTTCCGGGCACATGAAGATGACAATTCATAAGGAGAGTATCTTGCAATACTACAAATCCAGCATCAGAGAAGCCAGAGGCTTTGATATCAAACTGCCAGTAGCATGA
- the LOC18586426 gene encoding protein FAR1-RELATED SEQUENCE 8, whose amino-acid sequence MAADSTISPSDHQALSPVLIEEGSQNSEQLFKDDGNELEIEGNDLEIEGRDIDIESNGLEIEGNGLDIESNGLQDCVQMLEIEDNHEIDGNDTTSVVVENDISQGKDYPPPAVGMEFESYDDAYNYYNCYAKELGVAIWVKSAMLSISKKLCSCTMHLMNYFCAGCLFVLASAGFCADSLPTYTWFSSNGVVGSKRMSCIFQLLPF is encoded by the exons ATGGCCGCAGATAGCACGATCTCTCCCAGCGACCACCAGGCCTTGTCTCCAGTCTTG ATTGAAGAAGGTTCTCAAAACAGTGAGCAGCTGTTTAAGGATGATGGCAATGAGCTTGAAATAGAAGGAAATGACCTTGAAATTGAAGGGCGTGACATTGATATTGAGAGCAATGGGCTTGAGATAGAAGGAAATGGCCTTGACATTGAAAGCAACGGCCTTCAGGACTGTGTCCAAATGCTTGAGATTGAAGACAATCATGAAATTGATGGGAATGATACAACATCAGTTGTTGTTGAAAATGACATATCTCAAGGAAAGGATTATCCACCACCAGCTGTGGGGATGGAGTTTGAATCCTATGATGATgcttataattattataactGCTATGCTAAGGAACTAGGCGTTGCAATCTGGGTGAAATCTGCTATGCTAAGCATTTCCAAAAAGCTATGCTCTTGTACAATGCATCTAATGAATTACTTTTGTGCAGGCTGTCTTTTTGTGCTTGCATCTGCCGGTTTTTGTGCAGACAGCCTTCCTACTTATACTTGGTTCAGCTCAAATGGCGTGGTTGGCAGTAAAAGGATGTCTTGTATTTTCCAGCTTCTTCCGTTTTAG